In Dermacentor variabilis isolate Ectoservices chromosome 7, ASM5094787v1, whole genome shotgun sequence, a genomic segment contains:
- the LOC142588192 gene encoding uncharacterized protein LOC142588192, whose product MPRPCDVAGCPNGPRNGPGRLAKSSCSGESNVTYHSVPRSEPLRSKWLSAVPLRQWDGKKPKNFVVCSLHFRPEDYECNGNVSKSCGVPFRALLSRRAVPSVVPEIQEPLQDDKAAAELAEMETSDSMTDTSNQSDVTEATRDVGTQASLSSSTAGKSGSSFRYAKYAQVRLRGTSIGVQVNTTMKKTKEKGTQVL is encoded by the exons atgccacgtccatgtgatgtcgcgggatgtcCAAACGGTCCCAGGAATGGTCCAGGCCGCTTGGCCAagagcagttgcagcggcgaatccaacgtgaCTTACCACAGTGTGCCAAGAAGTGAACCCCTGCGTTCGAAGTGGCTAAGTGCCGTCCCTCTGCGACAGTGGGATGGTAAAAAGCCGAAAAATTTCGTAGtatgctcgctgcactttcgcccAGAGGATTACGAATGCAATGGTAACGTGAgcaagtcgtgtggagtgcctttccgAGCACTGCTTTCCCGtcgcgctgttccgtcggtcgtGCCCGAAATACAAGAACCGTTACAGGATGATAAAGctgcg GCTGAACTTGCCGAAATGGAAACCAGCGATTCGATGACCGACACCTCCAACCAGAGCGACGTGACCGAG GCGACCCGTGACGTGGGGACACAGGCAAGCCTTTCGTCGAGTACTGCCGGAAAAAGTGGAAGTAGCTTTCGATATGCTAAATATGCGCAAGTTCGTCTGCGCGGCACTAGCATTG GAGTTCAAGTTAACACAACAAtgaagaaaacaaaggaaaagggaACGCAGGTTTTATAG
- the LOC142588187 gene encoding uncharacterized protein LOC142588187 — MSATRTQSLDSISEGTKGNYIAAKCTSLLMPALQSSGGLSPATTDEAEGGSKAEADTPKTKLVLVPGGAGTVLVTGNTHAPSMNSASSRTALDIPSKPASPVAQTIASGQKHESNFGSHLPASLRTWSELHVHKPPSFAYNSNRIASRNVSNSNTVVIKEKAMMPYVLNSASASPSRTSAVPSESETARRDRQMALLHSSLKDSVLKSFLVPSSTERLPTHLFSEKQESCMPAASNPDPTVSSDNVLVKCECDYGPVDQKTLERHIMIAHVKPFSHSCELCDRKFPTRKELRDHIGCHIRTHTAAGLEEPRGVQQCSKSSNFIQEGDSLSGEKACDLPASCVAADDDARARQNTPPSNEVAAGKESHWLLRPDLVGSDCLLSFFKCTVGQCRYTANQPSDFSNHLASHSLKEMGDLVCIYCGKIFDAISVLVQHMEGSHRHMVFQCGHCLYRSVLPIHVQLHHQWAHAGQEPLLLFTCTNPVWHAALADVPTQRVSLTHYWCSAPNCDFKSFNPEVFEWHLRESHPKVGEYTCSICDSSASSPRALVQHCVTHDMDVVQCGICHHSEPTCKRMLKHLCEHHPDSPLRLICRTSQQVEEFEMCVQTFQGFAEQRASGASSAPELAELGISSSAARLDMTVACRSLPLAPAKKTCPFCPDHVVTLADLANHCVAAHQINLKISETLELMLKKHCASIAKESCLSCPFCNATFLNKDDLQEHMYCEFQYMPIQCDSCSYSTSNRTRLKEHFSSSHPEKCPVFTTSENEDFESWVTHFVTQQEARCIVVEKPYQCVHCPERFQSAEELRLHLYTHLKYYPYHCAICDECFVCQEEVEQHQRRAHSVVGQYSTKEVRFESKETKVDCLIDMATKKVQELLGKSSSQQCPWKGCSFESSIKNECAIHLMVHMSQRKTCASCQFSSYSTDVIAWHSKEQHSPVSSSTKNPSCSDIHSVPKSNSRLFACGLCSYRGPNSMCIREHSKIAHPGKAAKLVVPKRKDLHSPTIKSVEGTGKPKEEDCEQRLCISLVRPQKGVPRLTPWSLKKKQYLCSQCNFLASSEHLLHIHKVNFHAGAPRLNTNAAVIARAISNILTLAPHRYSVPASGVPHKSSQSASQVNMTTLTSGLQQTDSIHKCRKCCLKFQSRTSFFNHLVVKHCTYAVCDTCGGGLMNNAQALAHTTKKHLPLKSTFTLLRGNQQSISAARKLDSKGSNVPSTQHSSENASDVYVVTPWAPDARIPLLNFSRQHNLNARVLVNDFGKLHN; from the coding sequence ATGTCAGCCACACGCACTCAAAGTCTGGATTCCATTTCAGAAGGTACAAAAGGTAATTACATTGCAGCTAAATGCACATCCTTGCTGATGCCTGCTTTGCAAAGTTCTGGTGGTTTGTCACCTGCTACCACTGATGAAGCTGAGGGAGGTTCCAAAGCAGAAGCAGACACGCCAAAAACAAAGTTGGTGCTCGTGCCTGGGGGCGCTGGAACAGTGTTGGTCACAGGCAATACACATGCTCCCAGCATGAATTCAGCTTCGTCTCGGACTGCCTTAGATATTCCAAGCAAACCTGCTTCACCTGTGGCTCAAACGATTGCTTCAGGCCAGAAGCATGAATCAAATTTTGGCTCGCACCTTCCTGCATCATTAAGAACATGGAGCGAGCTTCATGTTCACAAGCCTCCCTCCTTTGCATACAACAGCAACCGCATTGCTTCAAGAAATGTGTCAAACAGCAACACTGTTGTGATTAAAGAAAAAGCCATGATGCCATATGTACTGAACAGTGCCAGTGCTTCACCAAGCAGGACCTCAGCAGTGCCTAGTGAGTCTGAGACTGCACGCAGAGACAGACAGATGGCGTTACTGCATTCAAGCCTCAAAGACAGTGTTCTCAAGTCTTTTTTAGTGCCCTCTTCAACAGAGAGATTGCCCACGCAtttattttcagaaaaacaaGAGTCATGCATGCCAGCTGCGTCAAATCCTGATCCCACTGTTAGCAGTGATAATGTGCTTGTGAAGTGCGAGTGTGACTATGGACCAGTTGACCAAAAGACCTTGGAAAGGCACATCATGATCGCTCATGTCAAGCCATTTAGTCATAGTTGTGAACTTTGTGATAGAAAATTTCCCACACGAAAAGAACTTAGGGATCATATTGGTTGCCACATACGCACACATACAGCTGCAGGACTAGAGGAGCCGCGTGGTGTACAGCAGTGTAGTAAAAGCTCCAACTTCATCCAGGAAGGTGATTCATTAAGTGGAGAAAAAGCTTGCGATTTGCCAGCGAGCTGTGTTGCTGCCGATGACGATGCCAGAGCACGTCAAAATACACCACCTTCCAACGAAGTTGCAGCCGGAAAGGAGTCGCACTGGCTGCTAAGGCCGGACCTAGTGGGTTCAgattgcttgctttctttttttaaatgcacaGTCGGACAGTGCAGGTACACAGCCAATCAACCAAGCGATTTCTCCAACCATCTTGCGTCACACAGCCTGAAAGAAATGGGAGACCTTGTTTGCATCTACTGTGGCAAAATATTTGATGCTATATCAGTGCTTGTGCAACACATGGAAGGCAGTCACCGGCATATGGTTTTCCAGTGTGGGCACTGTCTTTATAGGTCAGTGCTACCCATTCACGTTCAGCTGCACCACCAGTGGGCACATGCAGGCCAGGAGCCGCTGCTGCTGTTTACGTGTACGAACCCTGTGTGGCATGCTGCACTTGCCGATGTCCCTACGCAGCGCGTCAGCCTGACACATTACTGGTGTAGTGCTCCAAATTGCGACTTCAAAAGTTTTAACCCTGAAGTGTTTGAATGGCACCTTAGGGAGTCCCATCCGAAAGTAGGAGAGTACACCTGTTCTATTTGTGATTCGTCTGCTAGTAGCCCACGAGCACTAGTGCAGCACTGCGTCACTCATGACATGGATGTAGTGCAGTGTGGCATCTGCCACCATTCTGAGCCCACGTGCAAGCGAATGCTGAAGCACCTTTGTGAACACCACCCTGATAGTCCCCTAAGACTTATCTGCCGCACTAGCCAGCAAGTTGAAGAGTTTGAAATGTGTGTGCAGACATTTCAAGGATTTGCAGAACAGCGTGCAAGTGGGGCCAGCTCAGCACCGGAACTTGCCGAGCTGGGCATCAGTTCATCTGCTGCTCGTCTGGACATGACCGTGGCATGCCGTTCATTGCCACTAGCCCCAGCCAAGAAAACCTGCCCTTTCTGCCCAGACCATGTTGTGACCTTGGCTGATCTTGCAAACCATTGTGTTGCAGCCCACCAGATTAACCTTAAAATTTCAGAGACCTTGGAGCTCATGTTGAAGAAGCACTGTGCGTCTATTGCCAAAGAAAGCTGCCTCTCCTGCCCATTCTGTAATGCAACATTCCTGAACAAGGATGACCTTCAGGAGCACATGTATTGCGAGTTTCAATACATGCCTATCCAGTGCGATTCCTGCAGTTATTCCACCTCTAACAGAACCCGCTTGAAAGAGCACTTTTCATCCAGCCATCCTGAAAAGTGCCCAGTGTTTACTACTAGCGAAAATGAAGATTTTGAGTCCTGGGTGACACACTTCGTCACTCAACAAGAAGCTCGCTGTATCGTAGTTGAGAAACCGTATCAGTGTGTCCACTGTCCAGAGCGATTCCAAAGTGCCGAGGAACTAAGACTTCACCTCTATACACATCTGAAGTACTACCCGTACCACTGTGCTATATGTGACGAGTGTTTCGTTTGCCAAGAAGAAGTCGAACAGCACCAGCGCAGGGCACACAGTGTAGTGGGACAATACTCAACGAAAGAAGTAAGATTTGAGAGTAAGGAGACAAAGGTAGACTGTTTAATTGATATGGCAACAAAAAAAGTGCAAGAGCTTTTGGGAAAATCATCTTCGCAACAGTGTCCATGGAAGGGATGCTCGTTTGAATCTTCAATAAAAAATGAATGTGCTATTCACTTGATGGTCCACATGAGCCAGCGCAAGACATGCGCTAGCTGCCAGTTCAGCTCCTACAGCACCGATGTCATTGCGTGGCATTCTAAGGAGCAGCATAGTCCCGTCTCCAGCAGTACCAAGAATCCTTCCTGCAGTGACATACATTCTGTGCCAAAGAGCAATTCACGTTTGTTTGCTTGCGGTTTGTGTAGTTATAGGGGACCAAACTCCATGTGCATTCGTGAGCACTCCAAGATTGCGCACCCTGGAAAGGCAGCCAAATTGGTTGTTCCTAAAAGGAAAGACTTGCACAGCCCAACCATCAAAAGCGTGGAGGGAACAGGGAAACCAAAGGAAGAGGATTGCGAACAGAGATTGTGCATATCTCTGGTGCGTCCTCAAAAGGGCGTCCCTCGCCTCACTCCATGGTCACTGAAGAAAAAGCAGTATTTGTGCAGCCAGTGTAATTTTCTGGCTTCATCAGAGCATCTGCTACACATTCACAAGGTCAATTTCCACGCAGGTGCTCCGAGGCTTAATACAAACGCTGCCGTAATTGCTAGAGCAATCTCCAATATCTTGACTCTGGCCCCTCACCGATATTCTGTGCCAGCTTCTGGTGTTCCTCACAAGTCTTCTCAATCTGCAAGCCAGGTCAACATGACTACTCTTACATCTGGTTTGCAGCAGACAGACAGTATCCACAAATGTCGCAAGTGTTGCTTGAAGTTTCAGTCAAGAACGAGTTTCTTCAATCACCTGGTTGTGAAGCATTGTACGTATGCTGTGTGCGATACCTGTGGTGGGGGCCTAATGAACAATGCTCAGGCTCTTGCTCACACAACCAAGAAGCATCTACCTTTGAAAAGCACTTTCACTTTACTCAGAGGCAATCAGCAGTCCATATCAGCAGCAAGAAAATTAGACAGCAAAGGAAGCAATGTCCCTAGCACTCAACACTCCTCGGAAAATGCCAGTGACGTTTATGTTGTGACTCCATGGGCTCCTGATGCAAGAATCCCTCTGCTAAACTTCTCTCGTCAGCACAACCTTAATGCACGTGTGCTTGTAAATGATTTTGGGAAGCTGCACAATTGA